The DNA sequence GTATAGCCATAGCTGTGGCTGCAACAGCAAACTGGCTGAAGCGATCCATGCGCCGTGCCTCTTTCTTATCAATCCACTGCTGGGGATCAAAATTATCTACCTGTCCAGCAATACGGGTAGGCAAAGCGGATGCGTCAAAACGGGTAACCGCCTTGATGCCGGAGACGCCATTTTTGATATTGGTCCAGAATTCTTCCTTACCGAGGCCATTGGGGGCAATTATCCCCAGTCCTGTTATAACTACCCTTTTTTTCATGTCTTCACCTCTTCCTTTATTTCCGCCACTTCAGCCAGCAGCCGGCGGAAAATCTCTTTTACCGGCAAAATTTCTTTGATTTTTTCCACCATTTCTCCGGAGAAAACCAGGGCTTTACTAAAATCTCCACCTCTGGTAGCCTCGGTCAGAGCCGCCATAATGCAAAAACGGCGGGAACATTTTTTCAAGCAATTAACGCATTTTTCGATGGGAGCTCCGCCTTCGGCAGCCAGTTTCTGCGTAAAAGTGCTTTTCAAACCACGTCCCGGCAAGCCCACAGGGCTGTCGACCAGAATAACATCCTCATGCTGGGATTTTAAATATAATTGCTTGAACTCATCGGAAGCATTGGATTCCACACTGGCCGCAAACCTGGTTCCCATTTGCACCCCATCTGCGCCCAGGCGGAAAGCCTCCACTATATCTTTTCCATCCACAATCCCCCCAGCTGCAATCACCGGAATGTGGACGGCTTTTTTCACCTCCGGTAAGATTTCCCGAATGGAACGCTCGGTTCCCAGATGTCCCCCTGCTTCTTTTCCTTCGACAATCACAGCAGCGGCACCCATTTTTTCTGCCATCACAGCCAGCCGAGCAGAGGAGACAATGGGTACAATCGGTATTCCACTGCTTTTACCCCAGGCAAACATATCCCGGGAAAAGCCTGCACCAGAAACTATCAGGTCAATTCCTTCCTCTATGGCTGCCTTGACCAGACTGGCAAATTCTCTGGCTGCAAATAACACATTAACACCGATAATGCCCCGGGTCAAGTCCCGGGCCTTACGTATTTCAGCTTTCAGCTCTTCTATGCTCATACCTGTCCCGGCTATCAGGCCAATTCCGCCTTCATTAGCTACTGCAGCAGCTAAAGGAGCGGTGGATATGCGCACCGCCATGCCGCCCTGGACAATGGGCACAGGGGCGATTAGATGTCCAATTTTCAGCTCCGGCAGTTTCACGGTTGTCTGCGCCTCCAATCTTTTTTAAAAAAGTCCCGCAGCAGGCTACGGGACTTTTCCGCCTTGCACCACTACTGGCGCTCATTGATGTAGTTTACAGCATCACCAACAGTGCGGATTTTTTCCGCATCTTCATCAGGAATTTCCAGTCCGAATTCCTCTTCAAAGGCCATGACCAGCTCTACGATGTCCAGAGAGTCAGCTCCCAGGTCATCGATAAAAGCTGCTTCCATGGTTACTTCCTCTTCTTCGACACCCAGCTGTTCCACGATAATTTTCTTTACTCTGTCAAATACGCTTGCCATCGCTTCCATTCACCTCCTTCCCCAACTACATGACCATGCCGCCATCTACATTTATAACCTGACCGGTGATGTAACTGGCCGCCGGTCCAGCCAGGAATAAGGCTACAGCGGCTACATCTTCCGGTTGACCCAGCCGTTCCAGGGGTATCTGAGCCAGCAGCTCTTCCCTGACCTTTTCCCCCAGCACCCCGGTCATATCCGTCTGGATAAACCCAGGAGCAATAGCATTACAGGTAATTCCCCTGCTGCCCACTTCCCTGGCCACCGATTTGGTAAAGCCGATAATCCCTGCCTTGGCAGCTGCGTAATTGGCCTGGCCTGCATTACCTGTCAGGCCGATCACTGAAGTAATATTGATGATACGGCCAGAACGCTGTTTCATCATCGGCTTTAGAACCGCCTTGGTGCAGAGGAAGACCCCGGTCAGGTTGATATCAATTACCCGCTGCCAGTCTTCTCGTTTCATCCGCAAAAGCAGACCATCTCTGGTTATCCCGGCATTATTGACCAGGATATCGATGCGTCCAAAATCTGAAAGCACCTGGTTCACCATGTTTTCTACCTGTTCAGGCTGGGAGACATCGGCCTGTACCGCCCGGGCCCGACGGCCCATGGCCTTGATTTCATTCACTACTGCTTGCGCAGCATCTGCACTGCCGGAATAATTCACCACCACATCAGCTCCGGCCTGGGCAAAAGCCAGAGCGATGGCGCGCCCAATGCCCCGGGAGGCACCGGTTACCAGGGCAACTTTGTTTTCCAGCACCATTTTATCCAACCTCCCGCAACTCTGCAAGGGTGCGCTGGAAAGATTCTGCATCTTCCACGGCAAACACCCTGACCCCTTTATTTATTTTCTTAATCAATCCGCTTAAAACTTTTCCAGCTCCTACCTCAACGAATATATCCACTCCAGCTGCCACCATGGTCTGGATGCAATCTTCCCAGAGTACGGATTTTTGCACCTGTAACAATAAGGATTGTTTCAGCATTTTGGGATCTGTCAAGATCCGCCCGGAAACGTTGACCACTACCGGCACCTGCGGTGGATAAAACTCTACCTCATCCAGAGCAGGAGCCAGGCCCCTGGCAGCCGGTAACATCAGGCTGGAGTGAAAAGGTCCGCTGACATTTAAAGTCACCACCCGTTTGGCCCCTCTGGCTTTGGCCAGCTCCATAGCCTTTTCTAGAGCCGCCTTTTCCCCGGCAATTACAATCTGCCCGGGGCAATTGAAGTTAGCAGGTTCAACTACTCCCAGGGTTTCAGCTTCCCGGCAGACAGCTACTACCTGTTCCCTCTCCAGGCCCAGGATCGCTGCCATTCCGGCGGTTCCCGGAGGTGCTGCTTCCTGCATCAGTTCCCCGCGCCGCCGCACCAGCCGTAGAGCATCAGCAAAGGACAGCACTTCTGCTGCTACTAGAGCTGAATATTCTCCCAGACTGTGTCCAGCTACCATTGCTGGTTGAATCCCTGCATTGGCCAGTACCCTTAATGCAGCTACACTGACTGTGAGCAAAGCCGGCTGGGTGTTGGCTGTTCTTACCAGTTCCGTTTCCGGACCGTTAAAGCAGAGTTCGGAAAGCTTAAAGCCCAGGACTGCATCAGCTTCCTGAAAGACAGCTGCTGCTTCCGGATAAGTCTCAGCCAGGTTTTTGCCCATTCCTACATACTGGGAACCCTGGCCCGGGAAGACAAAAGCTAGTTTCATCCTCCCAACCCCCTCAGCCGGCTGTGGACAGCTTCAGCTTCCTGCACAATCTCCCGGATGATTTCAGCAGCAGGTTGAATTTTCTTGACCATCGCTGCTACTTGCCCGGCCATCAGGGAGCCATATTCCACATCTCCGTCAATCATGGCCGCCCGCATTTTGCCTACTCCCAGTTTTTCAATCTCTTCCGGCGGGGCACAGCGCTTTTCCATTTCCTCAAACTGACGAGCCAGCTTATTCTTGATTACCCGGACCGGATGCCCGGTGCTACGCCCGGTAACTACTGTATCCCGGTCTTTAGCCTTAAGGATTTGTTCTTTAACTGCGGGATGGATGGTACATTCACTGGCACACATAAATCTGGTTCCCATTTGTACCCCGACAGCTCCTAAGGCCAGAGCCGCCAGAAATTGCCGTCCATCAGCAATACCGCCAGCAGCTATTACCGGTACCCTGACTGCATCTACCACCTGGGGTACCAGAGCCATGGTCGTCAATTCTCCCACATGTCCGCCGGACTCCGTACCTTCGGCGATGATGGCATCCACCCCCTGGCGTTCCAGGCGCTGGGCCAGGGCCACTGAGGCCACCACCGGAATCACTCTGATCCCGGCTTCTCTCAGAGCTGGCATGTAAACCCCGGGATTTCCCGCTCCGGTAGTCACCACTGCCACTTTTTCCCGGACAATAACCTCCATCACCTCTTTGACATGAGGGGACATGAGCATCACATTGACACCAAAAGGTTTACTGGTTCTTTCTTTAACCTGGCGAATCTGGTCCTGAACCCACTCCGCCGGAGCATGGCCGGAGCCGATAATTCCCAGTCCACCGGCTTCGGAAACAGCGGCTGCCAGTTCGGCAGTAGCCACCCAGGCCATACCTCCCTGGAAAATGGGATATTCAATTCCCAGTAAATCACATAAGGGAGTTTTGAATAACATTCTTTTCCCTCCTCTCCCGTTTTAACCCCAGCGCAGGGTGATCGCTCCCCAGGTCAGTCCAGCGCCAAAACCGACCAGAACCACATAGTCGCCTGAAGAAATTTTCCCTGCTGCTACCGCCTCTTGCAGTGCCAGGCCAATGGAAGCTGCTGATGTGTTACCATAGCGATCAACATTAACATGAACTTTTTCCATAGGTAATTCCAGGCGTTTAGCAGCAGCTTCAATAATGCGGATATTGGCCTGATGGGGTATAAAATAATCTATATCGGCATAAGTTAGGCCTGCTTTGCGAATAGCCGCATCTGCTGCATCTCCCATAATGCGCACTGCAAATTTAAAAACTTCCCGGCCATTCATATAAATCTTGTTGAGTCGCTGAGCCAGTACCTCCGGAGTAATGGGCTGGCGGCTTCCGCCTGCCGGCATATACAGCAATTCAGCCCCGCCGCCATCAGCCCCCAGTTCGAAGGATAAGAACCCATAACCGGGCTGTGCAGGGGTCAGCACTGCCGCTCCGGCCCCATCACCAAACAACACACAGGTATTGCGGTCAGTCCAATCTATGATCCGGGACAGTACTTCTGCCCCAATCACCAGCACATTCCGGTAAAGACCGGTCTCAATAAACTGGGCTCCTACCGTTAAAGCGTAGATAAAGCCGGTACATCCCGCCGATAAGTCCATGGCTGCTGCACGGCTGGCCCCCAGGGCAGCTTGCACCAAACAAGCTGTAGCTGGAAAGGGATAGTCAGGGGTCACAGTGGCCACCAGAATAAGGTCCAGTTCATCCGGGGAAAGCCGGGCCTGGGCCAGGGCCTCCCGGGCTGCCTCGATGGCCAGATGGGAAGTGGCCATCTGCTCAGGGGCAATCCGCCGTTCCTTTATCCCTGTTCGGGTCTGAATCCATTCATCATTAGTATCCACCATTTTCTCCAGATCGAAATTGGTCAAGATCTGTTCCGGCACAGCAGCACCGATGCCGGCAATGGTAGCTCTCAGTTTATTTTCCCTCATCGTACTCATCTCCTAAACGGCTAATAATTTCTGTTACTTGTTGCTCAACACAACGCGCTGCTACTTTGATAGCATTTTTAATCGCCCGGGCATCAGAACTGCCGTGACTGATGATAGTTATTCCCTGTAAGCCCAGTAATGGGGCACCACCATATTCCCGGTAATCCATTTTTTCCTTCAGGGCAGTAAAAGCTGGCTTCATCAGTAATCCACCCACCTGGGCCAGGATGGACTGCGCAGCTGCTTCTTTAATCATACCCAGCAAAGCTCTGGCTAATCCCTCTGCTAGTTTCAATACTACGTTACCGGTAAAACCATCACAGACAACGACATCAGCCACTCCCATGGGCAGGTCGCGCCCTTCCACATTGCCTATAAAATTTAGTCCTGACTGCTGTTTCAGTAACTGGTAGGCTTCCTGCACTACCGGAGTCCCTTTGCTCTCTTCCTCCCCGATATTCAACAAACCCACTCTGGGATTAGGGATAGCCAGGATTTTTTCTGCATATATACTGCCCATCCAGGCAAACTGCAACAGATTACTGGCATCTACTTCGGCGTTAGCCCCTACATCCAGCACCAGACAGCGGCCCGTCAGGGTCGGCATGACTGTGGCAATAGCCGGCCGGTTAATCCCCTTAATACGACCATAGCCCAGCAAACTAGCAGCCATGGCGGCACCGGTATTACCGGCAGATACAAAGGCTGCCCCCTTTCCTTCTTTCACCAGTTTCACGCCAACAACCAGTGAGGAATTGCGTTTTTTCCGGACTGCCTGGCCGGGATGTTCATCCATCCCGATTACCTCCGGTGCATCCACAATTTCAATCATCAGTCCATCCCCACCGGCAGCCGTTATTTCCTCCCGCAGCTGTTCAGCCGGACCTACCAGAATTATACCCAGATTGAGCTCCCGGCACGCAGCCACTGCCCCTTTTACTATTTCCCGGGGAGCATGATCCCCGCCCATTGCATCAACTACGATTTTCATTAGCATCATCCTCCAGGGCAAATACAACAAACAGGCCTTTTAAAACATCCTGGCCTTTAACCGAAGATGTTACCTGAATATAATAGCGGTTTTGCTTGATTTTTACTACTTCGGCCCGGGCGATAACCCGCTCGCCCAGCCGGACAGGGCGCAGGAAAGAAACCCGGACAGTCCCGGTTAGAGCCAGCGGCGCATCCACCAGCGCTACGGCCAGGGAGTTAGCCTGGGCGAAGAGCAGATGGCCCCGGGCAATCCCGGTACGGCTGAAAACCATGTTGCTCTCAATAGTCAGGAGGGATAGTCCCTTTTTACCCAGTTCCAGCTCGATCAGCTCCCCGACTAGATCCGTGTCTGCCAGCGCCTTGAGTTTGCTCCATTGTCCTTCTGCCAGTTGTTTCATGCGTTCCCTTACTTCCGGGATACCCAGTTCCAGCCGATCCAGGCGGATGGTCTGAACCGACACCCCAAAGAGCTGGGCCAGTTCCTCATCGGTACTGAAGGGTGAATGCCGAATATGTTCTGCCAGTAACTGCTGACGTTCATCTTTTTTCAAAGGTCTTTCCATCAATAAGCACCTTCTCTTATTACCTGGTACTAATAGTAGTATATATAATCTTCTCAAAATATGCAAGTCATTATAAAAAACAAGAGACCAATCCACTCCGGATTGGTCTCTAAGTTTCATTTTGGATTGCGAGTAAACCTGTAAGCCGAGTTCTGTCGAGGATGGTCATCTATCTGGGACGACTGTTGCCAGCCGCCTCTAGCAACCTACCCGGGAGCAGGCCGGGCCAGCCTTCACGCTCCCCTATTCGGTCTTGCTCCGAGTGGGGTTTACCGAGCCGGTTAGTCGCCTAACCGCTGGTGAGCTCTTACCTCACCTTTCCACCCTTACCTGGCTCATGGGCTCCGGCCTCGAGGACTCCGGCCTCTATTCAGCCAGGCGGTTTGTTTCTGTGGCACTATCCTTGGAGTCGCCTCCACCGGACGTTATCCGGCACTCTGCCCTATGGAGCTCGGACTTTCCTCAGGAATCCGCCTTTCGGCCTTTATTCCCGCGACCATCCGGTTTACTCGCATAAGAAATAATACCATGAACGATAGTTCTTTGACAAGAAAAACTATTAACCATTAGTGGTAAAAACAGCATCCACCGATAAATTCCCGCAAAACACTATTGTTTGGAACTACATCTGCCGGTGCTGCCAGGAAATAACGTAAAAACTCCAGCAAACGTACTGCCTCACTGTATTCTGCCTGGTCAGGAGTGATCTGCTTCAAAAGAGGTTCAGCCAGATTCTTCAGCACTGCCAGCTCATACACCAGACCGGAATTGAAAACGAAATCTGCTTCTTCCTGAAAGGGGAAAATATTGCGCTCTTCCCCCCGCCGCACTGCGGGCCACATGGCAATGGTTCTGGCCGCCGGACTACCCCGGAACTGGGCATCGCGGCAAATGCGGCGCAGCAAGCGGATATCCGAGGAATGGATTTGATTGGTTTTGTCAATATTGACATGGGTTAAAGCACTCACATAGATCTTAATTTTCTGAGAGGATGGCACCTGAGCCGTCAGCCGCTCATTCAAACCATGAATACCTTCGATGATTAGAACCTGACGGGGTTTTAGCTGCAGTTTGTTCCCGGTCCACTCTCTGCGGCCTGTAACAAAATTGAATCTGGGAATTTCCACTTCCTCACCAGCCAGCAGCTGGACCAGATGCTGATTAAAGAGGGGCAAATCCAGGGCATCTATGCTCTCGAAATCATAATTTCCATTTTCGTCCTTCGGTGTATCTTCTCTATTGACAAAATAATCATCCAGGGAGATGGCCAGGGGTTTGATGCCACTGGCCAGCAACTGAATACGCAGGCGCTGGGTAAAGGTGGTCTTGCCTGAAGAAGAGGGCCCGGCCACCAGTACCAGCTGGGCCTGTTCACAGCAGGCACTAATAGCCTCCGCAATTTCGCTGATTTTCTTTTCATGTCTGG is a window from the Carboxydocella sporoproducens DSM 16521 genome containing:
- a CDS encoding NAD(P)H-dependent flavin oxidoreductase, which codes for MKLPELKIGHLIAPVPIVQGGMAVRISTAPLAAAVANEGGIGLIAGTGMSIEELKAEIRKARDLTRGIIGVNVLFAAREFASLVKAAIEEGIDLIVSGAGFSRDMFAWGKSSGIPIVPIVSSARLAVMAEKMGAAAVIVEGKEAGGHLGTERSIREILPEVKKAVHIPVIAAGGIVDGKDIVEAFRLGADGVQMGTRFAASVESNASDEFKQLYLKSQHEDVILVDSPVGLPGRGLKSTFTQKLAAEGGAPIEKCVNCLKKCSRRFCIMAALTEATRGGDFSKALVFSGEMVEKIKEILPVKEIFRRLLAEVAEIKEEVKT
- a CDS encoding acyl carrier protein, which produces MASVFDRVKKIIVEQLGVEEEEVTMEAAFIDDLGADSLDIVELVMAFEEEFGLEIPDEDAEKIRTVGDAVNYINERQ
- the fabG gene encoding 3-oxoacyl-[acyl-carrier-protein] reductase yields the protein MVLENKVALVTGASRGIGRAIALAFAQAGADVVVNYSGSADAAQAVVNEIKAMGRRARAVQADVSQPEQVENMVNQVLSDFGRIDILVNNAGITRDGLLLRMKREDWQRVIDINLTGVFLCTKAVLKPMMKQRSGRIINITSVIGLTGNAGQANYAAAKAGIIGFTKSVAREVGSRGITCNAIAPGFIQTDMTGVLGEKVREELLAQIPLERLGQPEDVAAVALFLAGPAASYITGQVINVDGGMVM
- the fabD gene encoding ACP S-malonyltransferase → MKLAFVFPGQGSQYVGMGKNLAETYPEAAAVFQEADAVLGFKLSELCFNGPETELVRTANTQPALLTVSVAALRVLANAGIQPAMVAGHSLGEYSALVAAEVLSFADALRLVRRRGELMQEAAPPGTAGMAAILGLEREQVVAVCREAETLGVVEPANFNCPGQIVIAGEKAALEKAMELAKARGAKRVVTLNVSGPFHSSLMLPAARGLAPALDEVEFYPPQVPVVVNVSGRILTDPKMLKQSLLLQVQKSVLWEDCIQTMVAAGVDIFVEVGAGKVLSGLIKKINKGVRVFAVEDAESFQRTLAELREVG
- the fabK gene encoding enoyl-[acyl-carrier-protein] reductase FabK; translated protein: MLFKTPLCDLLGIEYPIFQGGMAWVATAELAAAVSEAGGLGIIGSGHAPAEWVQDQIRQVKERTSKPFGVNVMLMSPHVKEVMEVIVREKVAVVTTGAGNPGVYMPALREAGIRVIPVVASVALAQRLERQGVDAIIAEGTESGGHVGELTTMALVPQVVDAVRVPVIAAGGIADGRQFLAALALGAVGVQMGTRFMCASECTIHPAVKEQILKAKDRDTVVTGRSTGHPVRVIKNKLARQFEEMEKRCAPPEEIEKLGVGKMRAAMIDGDVEYGSLMAGQVAAMVKKIQPAAEIIREIVQEAEAVHSRLRGLGG
- a CDS encoding beta-ketoacyl-ACP synthase III → MRENKLRATIAGIGAAVPEQILTNFDLEKMVDTNDEWIQTRTGIKERRIAPEQMATSHLAIEAAREALAQARLSPDELDLILVATVTPDYPFPATACLVQAALGASRAAAMDLSAGCTGFIYALTVGAQFIETGLYRNVLVIGAEVLSRIIDWTDRNTCVLFGDGAGAAVLTPAQPGYGFLSFELGADGGGAELLYMPAGGSRQPITPEVLAQRLNKIYMNGREVFKFAVRIMGDAADAAIRKAGLTYADIDYFIPHQANIRIIEAAAKRLELPMEKVHVNVDRYGNTSAASIGLALQEAVAAGKISSGDYVVLVGFGAGLTWGAITLRWG
- the plsX gene encoding phosphate acyltransferase PlsX, whose protein sequence is MKIVVDAMGGDHAPREIVKGAVAACRELNLGIILVGPAEQLREEITAAGGDGLMIEIVDAPEVIGMDEHPGQAVRKKRNSSLVVGVKLVKEGKGAAFVSAGNTGAAMAASLLGYGRIKGINRPAIATVMPTLTGRCLVLDVGANAEVDASNLLQFAWMGSIYAEKILAIPNPRVGLLNIGEEESKGTPVVQEAYQLLKQQSGLNFIGNVEGRDLPMGVADVVVCDGFTGNVVLKLAEGLARALLGMIKEAAAQSILAQVGGLLMKPAFTALKEKMDYREYGGAPLLGLQGITIISHGSSDARAIKNAIKVAARCVEQQVTEIISRLGDEYDEGK
- the fapR gene encoding transcription factor FapR, with translation MERPLKKDERQQLLAEHIRHSPFSTDEELAQLFGVSVQTIRLDRLELGIPEVRERMKQLAEGQWSKLKALADTDLVGELIELELGKKGLSLLTIESNMVFSRTGIARGHLLFAQANSLAVALVDAPLALTGTVRVSFLRPVRLGERVIARAEVVKIKQNRYYIQVTSSVKGQDVLKGLFVVFALEDDANENRS
- a CDS encoding nucleoside kinase; the encoded protein is MAQAELKQGLATTITVADYLKQQHIIPRSPIVAAKVNNLLKPLTAEIDPEQDKIEFVDLTSDEGLRIYRRSLYFLLTIAAKQLFPECQISIEHSLGAGVYCEFRPACPLDLEDAALALEKRMRELVAADLPFTTWKGSKKDAYQILLQQGHTDKARILRNRVRGEVELARFGEIYDYFTGFLVPSTGYLTVFGLRPYLEGFVLQLPDKQNPFQVVPFYEQKKLALVYDESKDWIRNLDLHNVEDINKIIGSGQFADLVLVAEARHEKKISEIAEAISACCEQAQLVLVAGPSSSGKTTFTQRLRIQLLASGIKPLAISLDDYFVNREDTPKDENGNYDFESIDALDLPLFNQHLVQLLAGEEVEIPRFNFVTGRREWTGNKLQLKPRQVLIIEGIHGLNERLTAQVPSSQKIKIYVSALTHVNIDKTNQIHSSDIRLLRRICRDAQFRGSPAARTIAMWPAVRRGEERNIFPFQEEADFVFNSGLVYELAVLKNLAEPLLKQITPDQAEYSEAVRLLEFLRYFLAAPADVVPNNSVLREFIGGCCFYH